The Amblyomma americanum isolate KBUSLIRL-KWMA chromosome 6, ASM5285725v1, whole genome shotgun sequence genome has a window encoding:
- the LOC144095386 gene encoding uncharacterized protein LOC144095386, producing MALPVDGQVHTLCHCRRSESTVLNSEMKSNAAILMVLLLLCAASAPVLGACPSNEGVFSDCAYTVCTPGECAAICLECCPKPCGGYWCVRAAGSTADTLNSTKEPQDQAESAEVATEVPKTSDVQEDAPSNIR from the exons ATGGCGCTGCCTGTGGACGGCCAGGTTCACACACTCTGCCACTGTCGACGGAGCGAGTCCACTGTTTTAAACTCCGAGATGAAGTCCAACGCTGCCATACTGatggtcctgctgctgctgtgcgcaGCGTCTGCCCCAGTCTTGGGTGCGTGCCCCAGCAACGAAGGCGTCTTCAGCGACTGCGCCTACACCGTGTGCACACCGGGCGAGTGCGCCGCCATCTGCCTCGAGTGCTGCCCCAAGCCCTGCGGAGGCTACTGGTGCGTCAGAG CTGCTGGCAGCACAGCAGATACTCTGAACTCTACAAAAGAGCCACAGGATCAGGCTGAATCTGCTGAAGTGGCAACAGAAGTGCCCAAAACATCTGACGTTCAAGAGGATGCACCTTCAAACAT AAGATAA